One region of Chlamydia psittaci 6BC genomic DNA includes:
- the recJ gene encoding single-stranded-DNA-specific exonuclease RecJ, translating to MASKDNSSVSNPTWIYPKYDPALLSSIIKELHLHPVAAQTFISRGFQTVDEVRDFLYVHLSNLHDPELLLDMSKAVQRLLLAKERGEHVMVYGDSDVDGITGVALLVEFLRSIEMKVSYCFLGAFLKHYGEPSLLIAKMKEEGVTLLITVDCGITAGKEVSDINKQGIDVIVTDHHMPTGKIPHCIATLNPKLRDHTYPNKDLTGVGVAFKLARGVVNALQKNNPKLKLDIKHLLDLVTLGTVTDVGTLLGENRTMVRHGIKEIAKGSRLGLRKLCIFSGVKPSEVTSTDIVLKISPKLNSLGRLADASKGVELLLTKDPEVADDLIQYLDKINRERQKIEADVFHDVQKILKNQPDIVKQAAIVLSSQDWHSRVIPIISARLAKAYNKPVAIISNQGGIGKGSLRTIGSFPLLGILQKCSPMFISYGGHDFAAGIIINEDRIEAFRKKFIHLVNSSLKKEKAVVTLPLDARADFDEIDHDLLSSIDLFEPFGKGNPVPIFYTIVHQVRYPKLLPGNHLKLYLNYGERNLEGIAFGLGDRIGALKASWNQPLELAYTPRLSQSANGGVIHLLVRDFRILPLNYKDTTARF from the coding sequence ATGGCAAGTAAAGATAATTCTTCTGTATCTAATCCTACTTGGATATATCCTAAGTACGATCCCGCTCTACTTTCTTCTATTATAAAGGAGTTACATCTTCATCCGGTTGCTGCACAGACTTTTATTTCTCGAGGATTTCAAACGGTAGATGAAGTTCGTGATTTTCTTTATGTACATCTATCCAACCTGCATGATCCCGAACTTTTACTCGACATGTCAAAAGCTGTACAACGTTTGCTTCTCGCAAAAGAACGTGGTGAGCATGTCATGGTCTATGGAGATAGTGATGTTGATGGGATAACAGGCGTGGCTCTTCTTGTAGAGTTTTTGAGATCTATAGAAATGAAGGTTAGCTATTGTTTTTTAGGAGCATTCCTGAAACATTATGGCGAACCTTCTCTGTTGATTGCCAAGATGAAGGAAGAAGGCGTCACTTTGCTGATTACCGTAGATTGCGGGATTACTGCAGGGAAAGAAGTCAGTGATATCAATAAGCAAGGCATTGATGTCATTGTTACAGATCATCATATGCCTACAGGTAAAATCCCTCATTGCATAGCAACATTAAATCCAAAGCTCAGAGATCATACTTATCCAAATAAAGATCTCACTGGTGTAGGCGTCGCTTTTAAACTCGCCCGTGGTGTTGTTAACGCGTTACAGAAAAACAATCCAAAACTCAAATTAGACATTAAGCATTTATTAGATTTAGTAACTCTAGGGACAGTGACGGATGTGGGAACCCTTTTAGGAGAGAATCGCACCATGGTTCGCCACGGCATTAAAGAAATCGCCAAAGGGTCACGGTTAGGGTTGCGTAAATTATGCATTTTTTCAGGGGTAAAACCTTCAGAGGTTACCTCTACAGATATTGTTTTGAAAATTTCTCCAAAACTGAATAGTTTAGGAAGACTTGCCGACGCTTCTAAAGGCGTTGAATTGTTGCTGACCAAAGATCCAGAAGTTGCTGATGACCTCATTCAATATCTCGATAAGATCAATAGAGAACGCCAAAAAATAGAGGCTGACGTATTCCATGATGTACAAAAAATCTTAAAAAATCAGCCCGATATCGTTAAACAAGCAGCTATTGTACTATCGTCACAAGATTGGCATTCCAGAGTCATTCCTATTATTTCAGCACGCCTAGCGAAAGCTTATAATAAGCCCGTAGCGATTATTTCTAATCAGGGAGGGATAGGGAAAGGATCGTTAAGAACAATAGGGTCTTTCCCTCTCCTTGGAATATTACAAAAGTGCTCTCCTATGTTCATATCCTATGGAGGACATGATTTTGCAGCAGGCATTATCATTAATGAAGACCGAATAGAAGCTTTTAGGAAAAAGTTCATTCATCTTGTGAATTCATCGTTAAAAAAGGAAAAAGCTGTAGTTACCCTTCCCTTAGATGCTCGAGCTGATTTTGATGAGATAGATCACGATTTACTCTCTTCCATCGATCTGTTCGAACCTTTTGGCAAAGGTAATCCTGTACCTATCTTTTATACCATAGTACATCAAGTACGTTATCCGAAGTTATTACCAGGGAATCATCTGAAACTCTATCTTAATTACGGAGAAAGAAACTTAGAAGGCATAGCTTTTGGATTAGGGGATAGAATAGGAGCTCTAAAAGCGAGTTGGAATCAACCTTTAGAACTGGCTTATACACCACGTTTATCCCAATCTGCTAACGGAGGAGTCATTCATTTGTTAGTGCGTGATTTTCGTATTCTTCCACTAAATTACAAGGATACAACAGCAAGGTTTTAA
- the cmk gene encoding (d)CMP kinase: MIITIDGPSGTGKSTIAKALAKDLNFNYCNTGAMYRTLAYTHLCEPWKHLSIQELIDNPPFSFSFVSGQPLEAFLEGNLLSVELGTQEVANAASKLSQLPEVRLFMHKLQRKYAELGNCVFEGRDMGSKVFPNADVKIFLTASAEVRAARRLKDLPNDSISKEALYAQLVKRDETDSQRTLDPLVIPEGAVVLDSSDLTISQVLEKISALISPKLP, translated from the coding sequence ATGATTATTACAATAGATGGCCCCTCAGGGACAGGGAAAAGCACAATAGCAAAGGCTCTTGCAAAGGACTTAAACTTCAACTACTGCAATACAGGGGCAATGTACCGTACCCTGGCCTACACACACTTGTGTGAACCATGGAAACATCTCTCGATTCAAGAACTTATTGACAACCCCCCATTTTCTTTTTCATTTGTTTCTGGGCAGCCCTTGGAAGCTTTTTTAGAAGGAAATCTTCTATCTGTAGAGCTAGGGACTCAAGAAGTTGCCAATGCGGCTTCAAAATTATCTCAACTGCCTGAAGTACGTCTTTTCATGCACAAACTGCAAAGAAAATATGCTGAATTAGGTAATTGTGTTTTTGAAGGAAGAGATATGGGTTCTAAGGTATTCCCTAATGCTGATGTAAAGATCTTTCTCACTGCGAGTGCTGAAGTGCGCGCTGCGCGAAGATTAAAAGATCTTCCCAATGATTCTATTTCAAAAGAAGCTTTATATGCTCAACTAGTGAAACGTGATGAAACAGATAGCCAACGCACTCTCGATCCTCTAGTTATTCCGGAAGGAGCTGTTGTTTTAGATTCTTCAGATTTGACAATAAGCCAAGTTCTAGAGAAAATTTCAGCTTTAATTTCTCCGAAATTGCCATGA
- a CDS encoding isoprenyl transferase, with the protein MSLTLKQADQASLSMQSLPKHVAIIMDGNRRWYQQHQTQCSVKRSSGHYYGAKVLPKIIESAFSLGIEVLTLFAFSTENFLRSAEEVAELFSLFHSQLDEQLPYLIENKIRLRCIGNLLALPHYLQKQISKVAEETQGHGIRELVLAINYGGKDELVRAFKKLHHDLVNKKISLDSVSEELIRLYLDTSEIPDPDLLIRTGGEMRVSNFLLWQIAYTELYVTDVLWPDFKPYHLLDAIKAYQHRSRRGGK; encoded by the coding sequence ATGTCTCTCACCTTAAAACAGGCGGATCAAGCTAGTCTATCCATGCAGTCTCTACCGAAGCATGTTGCCATCATTATGGACGGAAATCGGCGTTGGTATCAGCAACATCAAACGCAGTGCTCTGTTAAGCGTTCTTCTGGGCATTACTACGGAGCTAAGGTTTTACCCAAGATTATTGAGTCTGCTTTTTCCTTGGGTATAGAGGTCCTCACATTATTTGCCTTCTCTACGGAGAATTTTCTAAGATCAGCTGAAGAAGTTGCTGAGCTTTTTTCACTCTTCCATTCGCAACTAGATGAACAGCTTCCCTACCTTATTGAAAATAAGATCCGGCTACGTTGCATAGGAAATTTGTTAGCCCTACCTCATTACTTGCAGAAACAAATTTCCAAAGTAGCGGAGGAGACTCAGGGACATGGGATTAGGGAGCTTGTTTTAGCTATTAACTATGGTGGGAAAGATGAGCTGGTACGCGCATTTAAAAAACTACATCATGATTTAGTAAATAAAAAAATATCCTTAGACTCAGTTTCTGAAGAGTTAATCCGCTTGTATTTAGACACTTCAGAAATTCCCGATCCGGATTTATTAATTCGCACTGGTGGCGAAATGCGTGTCAGTAATTTCCTCTTATGGCAAATAGCATATACAGAGCTATATGTAACCGATGTTTTATGGCCGGATTTTAAACCTTATCATCTTCTAGATGCCATTAAAGCTTACCAACACAGATCACGACGAGGAGGCAAATAG
- a CDS encoding protein translocase subunit SecDF: MKQRFGRNLSIIIFVFGLALYYVLPTCLYYSRPLNKKVDEKEAQQIVRKLTNQVAEVRSDIIPRVSSVLSALKLRGHIVQHPSIPGVVNVHFKDNADAYTFLENMIYGEPTVPIKSSRLYVLGYDNKDGGVVQVTGALTTALTENDFSFVPYNREDAEPGKEILNAALHLITPAPAHSCSCGYTSIWNTASIAKVVQLAENLSVGLEILPNSRTPALLNYFFSSEKDYSAFLSRLENVSTHSDLSEQHRSILQSVHQNLKLRSPRWKKAFTRIVDNSLDCSTLSPFFSSVDFSPKERKLVFCLDPNVLAKRDELSAEQRLDFDSWLAKEKQRLSHKLQRPAQESAQGFAFNLSDKDASGKIVLHGQRIYQGIVEHLATLALNRPPAQSCDLIREHFPIHCRLPRESDAFGCFIFSPEKSCSHFSKGSIYVVLKGLRSVAAKYEQGEGEDSKIFEKDLHNLYNCFAHTDAIPWSLGEDEVLEIRQPLQRYFDVWGENFVVANEGETASLEVRDIRDRLDTLNRIEKRRQEEWVRWHEQYKQSSCSMDPQQRIRAAVPHRSAFVENLKLNLRKYSRGDSVLRLGIDFIGGKQIRLAFKDHQGKQLTDKEGILKVSDELYARLNRLGVSEVEIRREGDNVHLSVPGSTKISSEEILGTSQMTFHVVNEKFSPYSALRYEVQRFLDYLWFTAQSQDATSPEAVNKLASYIFNNPDSRLPSSVQEAVAKLQQEGLAFPNMDSEISSSHLDTTYSMIAIEKDVEGKANPLMIVFRNYALDGASLKNIRPEFAVGEGYILNFSVKDTGIAQKAYDVSPRESFHAWTSTYCQEGISGTENGQYSSGRGWRMAVVLDGYVVSDPVLNAPLKDQASVSGKFSHREVNRLATDLKSGSMSFVPEVLSEEVISPELGKQQRTQGIISVCLGLAVLIILMSVYYKFGGVIASGAVILNLLLIWAALQYLDAPLTLTGLAGIVLAMGMAVDANVLVFERIREEYLLSRSLTQSVEAGYKKAFGAIFDSNLTTVLASLLLLVLDTGPIKGFALTLILGIFSSMFTALFMTKFFFMVWMNKTQETQLHMMNKFIGIKHDFLKECKRLWMISGSVIALGCVALGFGAWNSVLGMDFKGGYALTLNIADQKSVDVTNVRSKLGDKFKQVGISPRDFRIKTFGSSDKIKIYFSQNALTRVQTPERPAMEATDPNLSIVMNLLSDTGIDISSENLKDVQNFWSKVSGQFSNKMRQQACIALVGALLIILLYVSLRFEWRYAFSAICALIHDLLATCAVLVATHFFLQKIQIDLQAIGALMTVLGYSLNNTLIIFDRIREDRQEKLFTPMPILINDALQKTLGRTVMTTATTLSVLLILLFVGGGSIFNFAFIMTIGILLGTLSSLYIAPPLLLFMVRKEERKQQ, from the coding sequence ATGAAACAGAGATTTGGACGCAATTTAAGTATTATTATTTTTGTTTTTGGATTAGCTCTATACTATGTGTTGCCCACATGTCTGTATTACTCACGACCACTAAATAAAAAAGTCGATGAGAAAGAAGCTCAACAAATCGTACGTAAGTTAACGAATCAAGTGGCTGAAGTACGTAGCGACATTATTCCCAGAGTTTCTTCTGTGCTCTCTGCATTGAAATTACGCGGACATATTGTACAGCATCCCAGTATCCCGGGTGTGGTGAATGTTCACTTCAAAGATAATGCAGATGCCTATACGTTCCTTGAAAATATGATTTATGGCGAACCCACGGTTCCTATAAAATCCTCGCGTTTATACGTTTTAGGGTACGACAATAAAGATGGCGGGGTTGTTCAAGTTACCGGCGCCTTAACTACGGCTTTAACAGAAAACGATTTTTCTTTTGTTCCCTACAATCGAGAAGATGCAGAACCAGGAAAGGAAATTTTAAACGCTGCTCTTCATTTGATTACTCCAGCTCCTGCTCATTCTTGTTCCTGCGGTTATACCTCGATTTGGAATACAGCATCTATAGCTAAGGTAGTGCAGTTAGCAGAGAACCTTTCAGTGGGTTTAGAAATTCTTCCGAATTCCAGGACTCCAGCGCTACTGAATTACTTCTTCTCTTCTGAGAAGGATTACTCTGCATTTTTATCACGATTGGAAAATGTATCAACGCATTCTGATCTTTCAGAACAACATCGATCTATTTTACAATCCGTACATCAAAATTTGAAGTTGAGATCGCCAAGATGGAAAAAAGCGTTTACGCGCATAGTGGATAATTCTTTAGATTGCAGCACACTATCTCCATTCTTTTCTTCCGTAGATTTTTCTCCTAAAGAAAGAAAACTCGTGTTTTGTCTCGATCCTAATGTGCTTGCTAAACGTGATGAGTTGTCTGCAGAACAGCGCCTAGATTTTGATTCGTGGTTGGCAAAAGAAAAACAAAGATTGTCTCATAAGCTTCAACGACCTGCTCAAGAATCTGCGCAAGGATTTGCGTTTAATCTCAGTGATAAAGATGCGAGCGGAAAAATCGTGCTGCATGGACAACGTATCTATCAGGGGATAGTCGAGCATTTAGCTACACTAGCTTTGAACAGGCCCCCAGCACAATCTTGCGATCTTATTCGCGAACATTTCCCCATACATTGTCGTTTGCCTAGAGAAAGCGATGCTTTCGGTTGTTTTATTTTCTCACCAGAGAAAAGTTGTTCGCATTTTTCTAAGGGATCTATCTATGTAGTTCTTAAGGGATTACGCTCCGTCGCTGCGAAATATGAGCAAGGAGAAGGAGAAGATTCTAAGATTTTCGAGAAGGATTTACACAACTTATACAATTGTTTTGCTCATACAGATGCCATTCCCTGGAGTCTCGGAGAGGATGAGGTTCTAGAAATCCGACAGCCTTTACAAAGGTACTTCGATGTTTGGGGAGAAAATTTTGTCGTTGCCAATGAAGGTGAAACTGCTAGTCTTGAAGTGCGCGATATTCGCGATCGTTTAGATACCCTAAATCGTATTGAAAAGCGCCGTCAAGAAGAGTGGGTACGTTGGCACGAACAATACAAACAGTCCAGTTGTTCTATGGACCCTCAACAGCGTATACGTGCTGCTGTACCTCACCGAAGCGCTTTTGTTGAAAATCTTAAACTTAACCTACGCAAATACTCTCGAGGAGATAGTGTCCTTCGTCTAGGGATTGATTTTATCGGTGGGAAACAGATCCGCTTGGCCTTCAAGGATCATCAAGGGAAGCAGTTAACAGATAAGGAAGGGATTCTTAAGGTTTCTGATGAGCTTTACGCGCGTTTAAATAGGCTGGGAGTTTCAGAAGTAGAAATACGCAGAGAAGGGGATAACGTACATTTAAGTGTTCCTGGATCTACCAAAATTTCTTCCGAGGAAATTTTGGGAACTTCTCAAATGACTTTCCACGTAGTAAATGAAAAGTTCTCCCCCTACTCTGCTCTCCGTTATGAAGTCCAAAGGTTTTTAGACTATTTATGGTTTACAGCACAAAGTCAAGACGCTACTTCCCCGGAAGCAGTGAATAAGCTCGCGAGTTATATTTTTAACAATCCAGATTCCCGCTTACCCTCCAGTGTTCAAGAAGCAGTAGCCAAACTGCAACAGGAAGGTCTTGCTTTCCCAAACATGGATAGCGAGATTTCTTCATCGCATTTAGATACTACTTATTCAATGATCGCTATAGAAAAAGATGTTGAGGGAAAGGCAAACCCCTTAATGATTGTTTTCCGTAACTATGCTTTAGATGGTGCTTCGTTAAAAAATATTCGGCCAGAATTTGCTGTAGGCGAAGGGTACATTTTAAATTTCTCCGTAAAAGATACTGGAATAGCTCAAAAAGCCTACGATGTTTCTCCGAGAGAAAGTTTCCATGCATGGACTTCTACTTACTGTCAGGAAGGTATCAGTGGAACTGAGAATGGTCAGTATTCTTCAGGTAGAGGGTGGAGAATGGCTGTTGTACTTGACGGTTACGTAGTTAGTGATCCTGTGTTAAATGCTCCTTTGAAAGATCAAGCGAGCGTCTCCGGGAAGTTTTCCCATCGTGAGGTGAACCGCTTAGCTACAGATTTAAAATCAGGATCTATGTCTTTTGTTCCTGAAGTGTTAAGTGAAGAAGTTATCTCTCCTGAATTAGGAAAACAGCAGCGTACACAGGGAATCATTTCAGTATGCCTTGGCCTTGCTGTTTTGATCATTTTAATGAGTGTTTATTACAAGTTCGGCGGTGTCATTGCTTCCGGAGCTGTTATTCTCAATCTTCTATTAATTTGGGCAGCTTTACAATATCTCGATGCACCACTAACCCTCACTGGATTGGCAGGAATTGTCCTTGCTATGGGAATGGCTGTAGATGCTAACGTCCTTGTTTTCGAAAGAATTCGAGAAGAGTATTTACTGTCTCGAAGTCTTACTCAATCTGTAGAAGCTGGGTATAAGAAGGCTTTCGGAGCGATTTTTGACTCCAATCTCACGACTGTATTGGCTTCGTTACTTCTTTTAGTTTTAGATACAGGGCCGATTAAAGGGTTTGCTCTTACTTTAATCTTGGGAATTTTCTCCTCAATGTTTACAGCCTTATTTATGACGAAGTTCTTCTTCATGGTGTGGATGAATAAAACCCAAGAAACACAGCTACACATGATGAATAAATTCATCGGCATCAAGCATGATTTCTTGAAAGAGTGCAAAAGACTCTGGATGATCTCCGGAAGCGTGATTGCCTTAGGGTGTGTGGCTTTAGGTTTTGGCGCTTGGAATTCTGTTTTAGGTATGGATTTCAAAGGTGGTTATGCCCTTACCTTGAATATCGCTGATCAGAAATCGGTAGATGTGACAAATGTCCGCAGCAAATTGGGAGATAAATTTAAGCAAGTAGGGATATCTCCTAGAGACTTTAGAATCAAAACTTTTGGTTCTTCTGATAAGATAAAAATTTATTTTAGTCAGAACGCACTAACACGAGTGCAGACCCCAGAAAGACCCGCTATGGAAGCGACAGATCCTAACCTATCTATCGTGATGAATCTACTTTCCGATACGGGGATCGATATCTCTTCTGAAAATCTCAAAGATGTTCAGAATTTCTGGTCTAAAGTTAGCGGTCAGTTTTCTAATAAGATGCGACAACAAGCTTGCATAGCATTGGTAGGTGCCTTATTAATCATATTACTGTATGTTAGCCTGCGTTTCGAATGGCGTTATGCATTTAGTGCTATTTGTGCTTTGATTCACGATCTTCTTGCTACTTGTGCCGTATTAGTCGCTACGCACTTCTTCTTGCAAAAAATACAAATTGATTTACAAGCCATAGGCGCTTTAATGACAGTGTTGGGGTATTCATTAAATAATACCCTCATCATATTTGATCGTATTCGTGAAGATCGTCAGGAAAAATTATTTACACCTATGCCGATCTTAATTAACGATGCACTACAAAAAACTCTAGGAAGAACGGTAATGACCACAGCAACAACGCTATCGGTCTTGTTAATATTATTATTTGTTGGTGGAGGATCAATCTTTAACTTTGCTTTCATCATGACAATAGGTATTCTCTTAGGTACACTATCATCTCTATACATAGCACCGCCTCTTCTTCTATTTATGGTTCGTAAAGAGGAAAGAAAACAACAATAA
- a CDS encoding phosphatidate cytidylyltransferase yields the protein MLKLNKFKTPFYGDLFQRVVVHSLVLTFLVLLLYSSLFPLTSFALGFISALCGAVGTYEYGTMAKVKMHYAFRLYSAIGSFIFVLTSFIAIRWHHVLPEFVSTLPWCFLFVWIVINVFRSRKNTCGPLETSGITLFSMLYVGIPIRLFLYILYGFIHTKEPFLGVWWASFLIATTKGADIFGYFFGKAFGQKKITPEISPHKTIVGFVSGCLGATLISIAFFLQIPARFADFITMPSILIALGVILGISGFFGDIIESIFKRDAKIKNSNQLKAVGGTLDTLDSLLLSTPIVYILLLITQKSMFLR from the coding sequence ATGTTGAAATTGAATAAGTTCAAAACTCCCTTCTATGGAGATCTTTTTCAACGAGTTGTTGTACATTCGTTGGTTCTTACATTTTTAGTACTGCTTCTTTATAGTTCTTTATTCCCTTTGACATCGTTCGCTTTAGGGTTTATCTCAGCGCTTTGTGGTGCTGTAGGGACGTATGAATACGGGACTATGGCGAAGGTAAAGATGCATTATGCATTCCGTTTATATAGTGCTATTGGATCTTTTATTTTTGTTTTAACCAGCTTTATTGCGATTCGCTGGCATCATGTACTTCCTGAATTTGTTTCAACCCTCCCCTGGTGTTTCCTATTTGTTTGGATCGTTATTAACGTCTTTAGATCAAGAAAAAATACCTGTGGGCCCTTAGAAACCTCAGGAATCACCTTATTTTCTATGCTATACGTGGGTATTCCTATACGTCTGTTCTTGTATATCCTGTATGGTTTCATTCATACTAAGGAACCCTTTTTAGGGGTTTGGTGGGCAAGTTTCCTCATTGCCACAACAAAAGGAGCTGATATCTTCGGATATTTCTTCGGAAAAGCATTTGGTCAAAAGAAAATTACGCCTGAAATCAGTCCTCACAAGACGATTGTTGGTTTCGTCTCTGGATGTCTTGGAGCGACTTTAATTAGTATAGCATTCTTCTTACAAATTCCTGCGCGGTTTGCTGATTTTATCACTATGCCCAGTATCTTGATTGCTTTGGGTGTGATTCTTGGAATTAGCGGATTTTTTGGCGATATTATAGAATCTATTTTTAAACGTGATGCTAAAATTAAAAATAGCAACCAATTAAAAGCAGTAGGAGGCACTTTAGATACTTTAGATTCTCTTCTACTTTCTACACCTATTGTGTATATTCTACTTTTGATTACGCAAAAATCTATGTTTCTCAGATGA
- the argS gene encoding arginine--tRNA ligase: MTLLSYLSSLCREAILSAFPQIETISPDITQSTKELFGHYQCNDAMKLARTLKMPPRAIAESIVNHISKNSFSSIEIAGAGFINFTFSKEFLNLSLQSYSQDLSSGFRVKDPKKVVIDFSSPNIAKDMHVGHLRSTIIGDCLARIFTFVGNDVLRLNHIGDWGTAFGMLITYLQEESSEDIENLEDLTILYKKAHARFAEDAEFKKRSQTNVVALQSGDPKARKLWERICEISERAFQKIYNILDISIEKRGESFYNPFLPEIIKDLEKKNLITISDNAKCVFHEGFSIPLMVQKSDGGYNYATTDLAAMRYRVEHDHADKIIIVTDMGQSLHFQLLEATALAAGYLPNKEVFSHVGFGLVLDSEGKKFKTRSGENIKLQELLDMAIDQAVATLKKHRPEMSEAEIAERAPVLGINAIKYADLSSHRVSDYVFSFEKMLRFEGNTAMFILYGYVRIQGIKRRLGIEKLSLESTADIQEPSEEALALALLRFPEAIDLTLKELCPHFLTDYLYMLTNKFHAFFRDCHIEGSPHQKARLYLCALVEKTLATGMHLLGLQTLDRL; this comes from the coding sequence ATGACTCTTCTTTCCTATCTTTCCTCTTTATGTCGAGAAGCGATTCTATCTGCATTCCCTCAAATAGAAACCATCTCTCCTGACATCACGCAATCAACAAAAGAGCTTTTCGGCCATTACCAATGTAATGATGCGATGAAGCTTGCCCGCACATTAAAAATGCCTCCTAGAGCTATTGCGGAATCTATAGTGAATCACATCTCCAAAAATAGTTTCTCTTCTATAGAAATTGCAGGTGCTGGATTTATTAACTTCACATTTTCAAAAGAATTTCTCAACCTGAGTTTACAGTCATATTCTCAGGATCTATCTTCAGGATTTCGTGTTAAAGATCCTAAAAAAGTCGTTATAGACTTTTCTTCTCCAAACATTGCTAAGGACATGCACGTAGGCCATCTACGTTCTACAATTATCGGTGATTGTTTAGCTCGTATATTTACTTTTGTGGGTAATGACGTGTTAAGATTGAATCACATTGGTGATTGGGGAACAGCGTTTGGCATGCTTATTACTTATCTTCAGGAGGAATCCTCTGAAGATATCGAAAATCTTGAAGATCTAACGATTTTATACAAGAAAGCACACGCTCGTTTTGCTGAAGATGCAGAATTCAAGAAACGATCACAAACAAATGTTGTGGCATTGCAATCAGGAGACCCCAAAGCACGAAAACTTTGGGAACGCATATGCGAAATTTCTGAACGAGCGTTTCAAAAGATTTACAATATTTTAGACATTAGCATAGAGAAACGTGGGGAATCTTTCTATAATCCTTTCCTTCCTGAGATTATCAAAGACTTAGAAAAGAAAAATCTCATCACAATTTCCGATAATGCAAAATGTGTTTTTCATGAGGGTTTTTCTATCCCTCTTATGGTACAAAAAAGTGATGGTGGCTACAACTATGCCACTACTGATTTAGCTGCTATGCGTTATCGCGTAGAGCACGACCATGCGGATAAAATTATTATTGTTACCGACATGGGACAATCCTTACATTTTCAACTTCTTGAGGCTACGGCATTAGCTGCTGGCTACCTTCCCAATAAAGAAGTCTTCTCTCATGTAGGTTTTGGCCTTGTTCTTGATTCTGAAGGGAAAAAGTTCAAAACTCGTTCTGGAGAAAATATTAAACTTCAGGAATTGTTAGACATGGCTATAGATCAAGCTGTGGCTACTTTAAAAAAGCACCGCCCAGAGATGTCTGAGGCAGAAATTGCGGAACGAGCTCCTGTTCTTGGTATTAATGCTATCAAATATGCTGATCTTTCCTCTCATCGTGTTAGCGACTATGTCTTCTCTTTTGAGAAGATGCTGCGTTTTGAAGGAAATACAGCGATGTTTATTCTTTATGGTTATGTACGTATCCAAGGAATAAAACGGCGGTTAGGCATTGAAAAACTTAGCTTAGAGTCTACGGCTGATATTCAAGAGCCTTCCGAAGAAGCGTTAGCTTTAGCCTTACTACGCTTCCCAGAAGCTATTGATCTCACTCTTAAAGAGCTCTGCCCTCACTTCCTAACAGACTATCTTTATATGCTTACAAACAAGTTTCATGCTTTTTTCAGAGACTGCCATATTGAAGGATCTCCTCATCAAAAAGCACGTCTTTATCTTTGTGCTCTTGTTGAAAAGACCCTAGCTACGGGCATGCATCTGTTAGGGTTACAAACTTTGGATAGATTGTAA
- a CDS encoding lysophospholipid acyltransferase family protein: MIFTVCKFLTRVAFTLLYRHKVYGVKKNLVKGAAIIAANHNSYLDPVALHLSVRGCLYHLARSTLFSNRFTGWLYKEWGCYPVKKGGGNAAACKAAFEILKKNKKLIIYPEGERSPTGELLPGKVGVGLIAIKACVPVIPVYIGGTYDIFNRYQKFPKIWKTVTCVFGTPLTFDDLINNETLSSKETYQIATDRIMSKIAELKTWYENGCIGEVP, from the coding sequence ATGATATTTACAGTTTGTAAATTTCTTACTCGAGTTGCCTTTACCCTACTCTATAGACATAAAGTTTACGGAGTAAAAAAGAATCTTGTTAAAGGAGCGGCTATTATTGCTGCAAACCACAATTCTTATTTGGATCCCGTAGCTTTGCACTTATCTGTTCGTGGGTGTTTGTATCACTTAGCGCGTTCTACATTATTTAGTAATCGGTTTACTGGGTGGTTGTATAAAGAATGGGGATGTTACCCTGTCAAAAAAGGGGGAGGAAATGCTGCAGCTTGTAAAGCTGCTTTCGAAATTTTAAAAAAGAACAAAAAGCTCATTATTTATCCTGAAGGTGAGCGGAGCCCAACGGGAGAGCTACTTCCTGGAAAAGTTGGTGTTGGTTTAATAGCGATCAAAGCTTGCGTTCCCGTTATTCCTGTATATATTGGTGGGACCTATGATATTTTCAATCGCTATCAAAAATTTCCTAAAATTTGGAAAACCGTTACCTGTGTTTTTGGCACACCACTAACTTTTGACGATTTGATTAATAATGAGACCCTAAGTTCCAAAGAAACTTACCAAATAGCCACAGATAGGATCATGAGCAAAATAGCAGAGCTAAAAACTTGGTATGAAAATGGTTGTATTGGAGAGGTTCCTTAA